A single window of Haliotis asinina isolate JCU_RB_2024 chromosome 5, JCU_Hal_asi_v2, whole genome shotgun sequence DNA harbors:
- the LOC137283964 gene encoding uncharacterized protein yields MSKPGNYSQCNGHGDFNTSTSRCRCRHGYIGDACDELAEDCSEAFSVGQYRDEIGVFYVQPSPLIHPFTALCSMKWLGRTYVMFNANYFPFVDFNRNWYDYKHGFGDLRQASTAQNGNFWIGNELLHYVTNNRRHTLIVDARFPEGMYLQYQYYGFVVKSEEEGYAFTFEFGGPQPEYALGDGLTLANGTKFSTYDVDNDLSGDNCADIHQSGWWFTTCGGYNPTGKPQPSSDSYMSFKEQGDEGTCYLNSNVGLSDTGCVNQYQTFMLDNEEDQVCNGHGVYLMDVNKCRCFDGYIGDSCDRLMQDCSEGSDHYLEEEGIFFIHPRLSTSVFRVYCNMIWGGRTYLMIISRNGPYVNFTRSWQDYIDGFGVSEGVESVRGEADGYAFSFDYGYPNLDGEGIHILGDYLTQANGTKFSTYDVDNDLSIDNCADIHQSGWWFTACGDYNPTGQPQHGKFLSFDPISLSWPVNGNFTPSYIHIFLQYR; encoded by the exons ATGTCAAAGCCG GGCAACTACTCGCAGTGTAATGGTCATGGAGATTTTAACACCAGCACCAGCCGATGTCGCTGTCGCCATGGTTACATCGGGGACGCCTGTGACGAACTTGCTGAAG ATTGCAGTGAAGCATTCTCTGTTGGACAATATAGAGATGAAATAGGGGTCTTCTACGTCCAGCCTTCACCGCTAATCCATCCTTTCACTGCGCTCTGTTCCATGAAATGGCTGGGGAGAACTTACGTCATGTTCAATGCAAATTACTTCCCCTTTGTAGACTTCAACCGAAACTGGTACGACTATAAGCATGGATTTGGTGACCTCAGACAAGCATCAACAGCCCAGAATG GAAATTTCTGGATAGGAAACGAGTTGCTGCATTATGTTACAAACAACCGACGCCATACTTTGATCGTTGACGCCAGGTTCCCAGAAGGAATGTATCTACAGTATCAATATTATGGATTtgtg GTCAAAAGTGAAGAGGAAGGGTATGCATTCACTTTTGAATTTGGAGGACCGCAGCCGGAATACGCTCTTGGCGATGGACTGACGCTGGCTAATGGAACCAAGTTTTCCACCTACGACGTTGACAACGACCTCAGCGGTGACAACTGCGCTGACATCCACCAGTCAGGGTGGTGGTTCACAACCTGCGGTGGCTACAATCCGACTGGGAAACCACAACCATCATCTGATAGCTACATGTC TTTCAAAGAACAGGGTGATGAAGGGACTTGTTATCTCAACAGCAACGTGGGCTTGAGTGACACAGGATGCGTCAACCAGTATCAGACCTTCATGCTGGACAAT GAAGaagatcaagtttgcaacggTCACGGTGTGTACCTGATGGACGTGAATAAGTGCCGTTGTTTCGATGGCTACATTGGAGACAGCTGTGACAGACTTATGCAAG ATTGCTCGGAAGGGTCGGATCATTATCTTGAAGAAGAGGGGATCTTTTTCATCCACCCACGTTTATCGACGTCTGTATTTCGAGTGTACTGTAACATGATTTGGGGAGGGCGGACCTACCTCATGATCATCAGCAGGAACGGCCCATACGTGAACTTTACAAGAAGTTGGCAAGACTATATCGATGGTTTTGGCGTCTCAGA GGGTGTAGAATCT gtGCGAGGAGAGGCTGATGGGTATGCATTCTCATTCGACTATGGTTACCCAAATCTAGACGGCGAAGGCATCCACATCCTCGGTGATTATTTAACGCAAGCAAACGGAACCAAGTTCTCCACCTACGATGTCGACAACGACCTCAGCATTGACAACTGTGCAGACATCCACCAATCGGGGTGGTGGTTTACGGCATGCGGAGACTACAACCCTACAGGGCAACCACAACATGGGAAGTTTTTGTCATTCGATCCTATCTCACTATCTTGGCCCGTGAATGGAAACTTCACACCCAGTTACATACATATCTTCCTGCAATATAGATAG
- the LOC137285042 gene encoding uncharacterized protein: MVRSKRSRAALKSHQATGTSTTLSRKRPVKKTYLNPARSINTTVTIVTRSGPAPTTGSHRSNGNGIVSDTESEHHESESSEVINEEQETDDTPETEQHMSETHNSISDSEFKLDEGNSKSQSQEVMDAEEVQQTTPNTEQHTNKTGASVTDTKCEFGGRHFESQSLDVINEAEQDTEELLQNTPDIDQHSQINSSVPPSPTSSARFSRQSQETFILNPSTSDDDLDPLPTITPMPSMFCDMEPTLSQNTSLQLHRNLTLLIAKRRLIAFQDEERMRQLDADIAKLKVEIQIMKSTFQRLRQKVLHTRRALVASGECSGVHPKPKLKTWRTV, from the exons ATGGTCCGGTCAAAACGATCCAGAGCAGCATTAAAGAGTCATCAAGCAACAGGGACATCAACAACGCTTTCAAgaaaaagacccgtgaagaaaACTTACCTAAACCCAGCACGAAGTATAAATACAACTGTTACTATAGTTACACGCTCGGGACCTGCTCCAACAACTGGCTCTCATAGGTCGAATGGGAACGGGATCGTAAGTGACACAGAGTCTGAACACCATGAGTCGGAATCTTCAGAAGTCATCAATGAAGAACAGGAAACCGATGACACACCAGAAACTGAACAACACATGAGTGAAACACACAACTCCATAAGCGACTCAGAATTTAAACTTGATGAAGGAAATTCTAAATCACAGTCTCAAGAAGTCATGGACGCCGAAGAGGTTCAACAAACCACGCCAAACACCGAGCAACACACGAATAAAACAGGCGCCTCCGTAACTGACACTAAGTGTGAATTTGGCGGAAGGCATTTTGAATCACAGTCTCTAGATGTCATAAATGAAGCAGAACAGGACACCGAGGAACTTCTACAAAACACTCCAGATATTGACCAACACAGTCAAATAAACTCCAGTGTTCCACCGAGTCCGACATCATCAGCACGTTTCAGCCGGCAGTCTCAGGAAACGTTTATTCTGAACCCATCAACATCTGACGATGACCTTGACCCTTTGCCCACAATCACCCCAATGCCAAGCATGTTTTGTGACATGGAACCTACGCTATCTCAAAACACGTCATTACAGTTACACCGCAATCTTACACTTCTCATAGCTAAGAGACGACTGATTGCCTTCCAGGATG AGGAACGGATGCGTCAACTTGATGCAGACATTGCCAAGCTGAAGGTCGAGATCCAGATAATGAAGTCCACCTTCCAGCGACTGAGGCAGAAGGTGTTGCACACTCGGAGGGCACTTGTCGCGTCTGGGGAATGCAGTGGCGTCCACCCGAAGCCGAAATTGAAAACGTGGAGAACCGTTTAG